A genomic region of [Eubacterium] eligens ATCC 27750 contains the following coding sequences:
- a CDS encoding DUF5702 domain-containing protein codes for MIKKDVKAQITIMAALSMTIVLSLILTCIKSVSDSMRNTYIKSACMLAIEGAFSCYHNDMLNEYDILVMKKTDKIKRHTEDYIRQNIESENKNIELTGVEFNDFGYMTSNGGDYLMKEITAYMNYGIYSEVVDMLKDTQRQVEKAEIINELVSDISACENKMADADEKILELVRLVDGVRTNEAGLVIKNKHAEAVTEGFAKMAVNGEITMATVGVNDSRIYNPVRGSALGYVDVSQILQDMIDDTDGLFEMGDEESELSGNNSYAQLYKRNYEALKNSLETSRNKTKEALNVLDGYTSAKSGVDDNIYECINKLEKSREIIGEEIYNGMMQDLNDMKQSGGSEELKMCDTYTLTNALKRNQVILDGACAVLDELDVGLLQNNCKSVRQKVVKCQGLLSGLSAKGMEFNYSGIDFSSNGVGLKALKKIKQMITEGILALVVNTDKISKKQINYTGLASSMTGKYDNGDSAFNKTKDALLMNEYLMMKFNSYADYIESENSLDDCLDYTLEYILEGRDSDKENLEQVMLKLSGIRTGINLAYLITDQEKKAQAYALASGALGFTGNMAIIKAGQYLVLSVWAYGEAITDLQKLYSGKKVELVKTKNTWNLSLEKLLAMDFGTDSDEDGSGIDYEGYIRMLLVMEKAEHKNYRTMGAMELKMISMGHEDFRMKDYIVSAQARAFFKCKERPKIYKQYMKCSYI; via the coding sequence GTGATAAAAAAAGATGTAAAAGCCCAGATTACAATAATGGCAGCTTTAAGCATGACAATTGTGTTATCTCTGATACTGACATGTATAAAGTCAGTATCAGACAGCATGAGAAATACATATATTAAGTCAGCCTGTATGCTGGCAATAGAAGGGGCTTTTTCATGTTACCATAATGATATGCTTAATGAATACGATATTCTGGTAATGAAAAAGACAGATAAAATAAAAAGGCATACGGAAGATTATATAAGACAGAATATAGAATCAGAGAACAAAAACATTGAACTTACGGGAGTTGAATTTAATGATTTTGGATATATGACCTCTAATGGTGGCGATTATTTAATGAAAGAAATTACTGCATATATGAATTATGGAATATATTCTGAGGTTGTTGATATGTTAAAGGATACACAGAGACAGGTAGAAAAGGCAGAAATAATTAATGAATTAGTATCTGATATTTCGGCATGTGAGAATAAAATGGCGGATGCAGATGAAAAAATTCTGGAACTCGTCCGGTTAGTCGATGGGGTAAGGACTAATGAAGCCGGATTGGTTATAAAAAACAAACATGCAGAAGCTGTCACAGAGGGATTTGCAAAGATGGCGGTCAATGGTGAAATAACAATGGCAACAGTAGGGGTTAATGATTCTAGAATATATAATCCTGTAAGGGGCAGTGCTTTAGGATATGTAGATGTATCACAGATACTGCAGGATATGATAGATGACACTGATGGTTTGTTTGAAATGGGAGATGAGGAAAGTGAATTATCTGGAAATAATTCTTATGCTCAGCTTTATAAGAGAAATTACGAGGCACTAAAAAATTCATTAGAGACGAGCAGAAATAAAACAAAAGAGGCATTAAATGTGTTGGATGGCTATACATCTGCAAAGTCGGGAGTGGATGATAACATATATGAATGCATTAATAAGCTGGAAAAAAGCAGGGAAATAATCGGAGAAGAGATATATAACGGAATGATGCAGGATCTTAATGATATGAAGCAGTCTGGGGGTTCTGAAGAATTAAAGATGTGTGATACATACACATTAACAAATGCATTAAAGAGAAATCAGGTTATTCTGGATGGAGCGTGTGCTGTACTTGACGAACTTGATGTTGGGTTACTACAGAATAATTGCAAATCAGTAAGGCAGAAGGTTGTTAAATGTCAGGGGCTGTTATCAGGTCTGTCTGCAAAGGGTATGGAATTTAATTATTCAGGAATAGATTTTTCTTCTAATGGAGTAGGGCTGAAGGCATTAAAGAAGATAAAACAAATGATTACGGAAGGTATTCTTGCATTAGTTGTTAATACAGATAAGATATCAAAAAAACAGATTAACTATACAGGATTAGCGTCTTCTATGACAGGTAAATATGATAATGGAGATTCTGCATTTAATAAAACGAAAGATGCTTTACTTATGAATGAATATCTTATGATGAAATTCAATAGTTATGCAGATTACATAGAAAGTGAAAACAGTTTGGATGATTGTCTTGATTATACACTCGAATATATTCTTGAAGGCAGGGATAGTGATAAAGAAAATCTGGAACAGGTTATGCTGAAGCTGTCAGGGATAAGAACAGGAATTAATCTGGCATATCTTATAACGGATCAAGAAAAGAAAGCACAGGCATATGCGTTGGCATCTGGAGCATTAGGGTTTACTGGTAATATGGCAATAATAAAGGCGGGACAGTATCTTGTGTTGTCGGTATGGGCATATGGAGAGGCAATTACAGACTTGCAGAAATTATATTCAGGTAAAAAGGTAGAACTTGTAAAGACAAAAAATACATGGAATCTTTCATTAGAAAAACTTCTGGCAATGGATTTTGGAACTGACAGTGATGAAGATGGTTCAGGTATTGATTATGAAGGATACATAAGAATGCTGCTGGTAATGGAGAAGGCGGAGCATAAGAATTACAGGACAATGGGAGCTATGGAACTGAAAATGATAAGCATGGGACACGAAGATTTCAGAATGAAAGATTATATTGTTTCGGCGCAGGCAAGAGCTTTTTTTAAATGTAAGGAACGTCCGAAAATATACAAGCAGTATATGAAATGTTCGTATATATAA
- a CDS encoding Flp1 family type IVb pilin yields the protein MRTLYYGIKKFWKDEDGMGVVEVVLITIVLVGLVILFKSQITALVNSILAKMFNQANKI from the coding sequence ATGAGGACATTATATTATGGTATAAAAAAATTCTGGAAAGATGAAGATGGTATGGGAGTTGTTGAGGTGGTACTTATAACTATAGTTTTAGTTGGATTGGTTATTTTATTTAAAAGTCAGATAACAGCTCTGGTTAATTCTATTCTTGCAAAGATGTTTAATCAGGCGAATAAAATCTGA
- a CDS encoding type II secretion system F family protein gives MNDIKYIAEGVGVIIIAAYIFYENIFMSVLLIPYVAVHIKESRRIAEAKKKRILTKQFKDGIMAVSFALNVGYSIENAFSQAIDELILLYGSEADIVMKFKNIVVRINQNENLEDILNDFAKECKIEDIMYFAEVFRYAKRSGGDLISIIRNTADIIQQKTEVATEVETIVSGKRMEQKVMSAIPALIILYLKVTAREFVEPLYGNLSGVLIMTCCLGVYLISNVWSKRIVNIEV, from the coding sequence TTGAATGACATAAAATATATTGCAGAAGGAGTAGGAGTAATAATAATTGCAGCATATATTTTTTATGAAAATATATTTATGTCAGTACTTTTGATACCGTATGTTGCTGTGCATATTAAGGAATCCCGAAGAATAGCAGAGGCAAAGAAGAAGCGTATTCTTACAAAACAGTTTAAGGATGGAATAATGGCAGTTTCATTTGCACTGAATGTTGGATACTCGATTGAAAATGCTTTTTCACAAGCTATAGATGAGTTAATACTTCTCTATGGATCGGAAGCGGATATAGTAATGAAATTTAAAAATATAGTTGTCCGTATTAATCAGAATGAAAACCTTGAAGATATTCTTAATGATTTTGCTAAAGAATGTAAGATTGAAGACATCATGTATTTTGCAGAGGTGTTTCGTTATGCAAAACGAAGTGGAGGTGATCTGATATCCATAATCAGGAATACTGCGGATATTATTCAGCAAAAAACAGAAGTTGCCACAGAAGTAGAAACTATTGTAAGTGGAAAACGAATGGAGCAGAAAGTTATGAGTGCAATACCAGCATTAATAATTTTATATCTTAAAGTGACGGCAAGAGAGTTTGTGGAGCCTTTGTATGGTAATTTGTCTGGAGTACTTATTATGACTTGCTGTCTTGGGGTATATCTTATTTCAAATGTATGGTCAAAGAGGATTGTTAATATTGAAGTTTGA
- a CDS encoding CpaF family protein, protein MEGLYQTIRHKVYQNLDVGHDITDDELYQVIDRCIYEESREKIISIRQKEELRSRLYNSIKKLDILQELLDDDEITEIMVNGTECIFYEKQGRIKKWDRQFESEEKLADIAQRIAAMSNRMVNEASPIVDTRLNDGSRVNIVLPPVAIDGPVITIRKFYDTPLTIERLIELGSITPEAACFLEKLVKSRYNIFISGGTGSGKTTFLNVLSDYIPSDERVITIEDSAELQLHNISNMVRLEARMANAEGENAVSIRDLIKSSLRMRPDRIVVGEVRGAEALDMLQAMNTGHDGSLSTGHGNSPKDMLTRLETMVLMGMSMPVDAIRTQIASAIDIIVHLARQRDKSRKVVQIAEVGNYQNGEIELTPLFKYVEKGETKDGRILGGLVRQSACIKRTEKLEAAGIRLE, encoded by the coding sequence ATGGAGGGATTATATCAGACTATACGTCATAAGGTGTACCAGAATCTGGATGTGGGGCATGATATTACAGATGATGAATTATATCAGGTCATAGACAGATGCATATATGAGGAAAGCAGGGAAAAAATAATATCAATAAGGCAAAAGGAGGAATTAAGAAGCAGATTATATAATTCTATTAAAAAACTGGATATTTTACAGGAACTTTTAGATGATGACGAAATTACAGAAATCATGGTTAATGGTACAGAATGCATTTTTTATGAGAAGCAGGGACGGATTAAAAAATGGGACAGGCAGTTTGAAAGTGAGGAAAAGCTTGCTGATATTGCTCAAAGGATAGCTGCAATGTCTAACAGAATGGTTAATGAAGCATCTCCAATTGTTGATACAAGGTTAAATGATGGCTCACGAGTAAATATCGTATTGCCGCCAGTTGCGATTGATGGACCGGTTATAACAATAAGAAAATTTTATGATACACCATTGACAATAGAACGGCTAATAGAGCTTGGTTCAATAACACCGGAAGCAGCTTGTTTTTTAGAAAAACTTGTTAAGAGCAGATATAACATATTTATATCTGGCGGAACAGGAAGTGGTAAAACAACATTTCTTAATGTATTGTCAGATTATATACCAAGTGATGAAAGGGTTATAACAATTGAAGATTCCGCAGAACTTCAGTTACATAATATCAGTAATATGGTAAGACTTGAAGCAAGGATGGCTAATGCAGAAGGTGAAAATGCTGTATCAATAAGAGATTTGATTAAATCAAGCCTTCGAATGAGACCAGATCGAATTGTCGTAGGTGAGGTAAGAGGAGCGGAAGCTTTGGACATGTTGCAGGCAATGAACACAGGGCATGATGGAAGTTTGTCAACAGGACACGGCAATAGTCCGAAAGACATGCTTACCAGACTTGAGACAATGGTACTTATGGGAATGAGTATGCCGGTTGATGCAATCAGAACACAGATAGCTTCGGCAATAGATATTATTGTTCATCTTGCAAGACAGAGAGATAAAAGCAGAAAGGTGGTACAGATTGCAGAAGTTGGGAATTACCAAAATGGAGAAATTGAACTTACGCCATTATTTAAATATGTTGAAAAAGGTGAGACAAAAGATGGAAGGATACTTGGTGGGCTTGTCAGGCAGAGTGCCTGTATTAAAAGGACAGAAAAGCTTGAAGCCGCCGGAATCAGGCTTGAATGA
- a CDS encoding P-loop NTPase family protein, whose amino-acid sequence MGKNNICVIYDSDESYAKRLMSVINDDNDIPYNAQVFTKENDLDRYLKEKKADMLMISEEAYEYDSDRVGSKTVVLCEEDEDADEINTRKGEDLVGVCKYQPSYQILQSVMKYEKKEKALRSGRLKVIGVYGFNSGKRIVLSLAIARILSERAAALFVSFESFSCVANILKCDNNENLSDALYTFRQNHNQFHKNIANSISHYDRLDYIPEADCAEDVSDIKSQEIGTFIQAIGRELGYSYIVIDIGDCIRMPWAVLECCDEYYITCGENSIENSRIRNFEKYMIEQGMDNISEKLNKVSVNVQPDIPVEDIWGKLPFSEYYEDLQRMINAGGI is encoded by the coding sequence ATGGGGAAAAATAATATCTGTGTAATATATGATTCGGACGAAAGTTATGCAAAAAGACTGATGTCTGTAATTAATGATGATAATGATATTCCGTACAATGCACAGGTATTCACAAAAGAGAATGATCTGGACAGGTATCTTAAAGAAAAAAAGGCTGATATGCTGATGATAAGTGAAGAGGCATATGAGTATGATTCGGACAGGGTTGGAAGTAAAACTGTTGTATTATGTGAAGAAGATGAAGATGCAGATGAAATTAATACCAGAAAAGGAGAGGATTTAGTCGGAGTATGTAAGTATCAGCCATCATATCAGATATTACAGTCTGTCATGAAATATGAAAAGAAAGAAAAAGCATTAAGGAGTGGCAGGCTGAAGGTGATAGGAGTGTATGGTTTTAACAGTGGCAAGAGAATTGTGTTGTCGCTTGCTATTGCAAGAATACTGTCAGAAAGAGCGGCTGCATTGTTTGTCAGTTTTGAGTCGTTTTCGTGTGTGGCTAATATATTAAAATGTGATAATAATGAAAATTTATCAGATGCATTATACACATTCAGACAGAATCATAATCAGTTTCATAAAAATATAGCTAATTCAATAAGCCATTATGACAGGCTGGATTATATACCTGAAGCTGACTGTGCGGAAGATGTGTCAGATATAAAGTCGCAGGAGATAGGAACATTTATACAGGCAATTGGTAGAGAACTGGGATATTCATATATTGTTATTGATATAGGTGATTGTATCAGAATGCCATGGGCTGTACTGGAATGCTGTGATGAATATTACATTACATGCGGTGAGAATAGCATAGAAAACAGTCGTATCAGGAACTTTGAAAAATATATGATTGAGCAGGGAATGGATAACATATCAGAAAAATTAAATAAAGTCAGTGTTAATGTACAGCCTGATATTCCTGTAGAAGACATATGGGGGAAGTTACCGTTCAGTGAATATTATGAAGATTTGCAGAGGATGATAAATGCAGGTGGAATTTAA
- a CDS encoding A24 family peptidase: MTDVISAGIALILIVWAVSEDVKAFRIPNRLIIAGYIAGVIMLVIRGFSGEHIGNHITGTLVGLSEMLIFYIIKAVGAGDVKLFAVLGLLLGKTLITQLLIVSLVTGGITGVVELCIKKTGRVELGMSHVQMHGFHYAVAILMAYVVVFGYRFVVM; the protein is encoded by the coding sequence GTGACAGATGTTATATCAGCAGGAATTGCGCTGATATTAATTGTATGGGCAGTATCAGAGGATGTAAAAGCATTCAGAATACCCAACAGGCTGATTATTGCAGGATATATTGCGGGAGTAATAATGCTTGTTATAAGAGGCTTTTCCGGAGAGCATATAGGAAATCACATAACTGGAACCCTGGTGGGATTATCGGAAATGCTGATTTTTTATATTATAAAGGCGGTTGGCGCGGGAGATGTAAAGCTTTTTGCAGTACTTGGATTATTGCTTGGAAAGACGCTGATAACACAGTTGTTGATTGTTTCTCTTGTAACAGGTGGTATTACAGGAGTTGTTGAGTTGTGTATTAAGAAGACTGGCAGGGTTGAATTAGGAATGAGTCATGTGCAGATGCATGGATTTCATTATGCAGTTGCAATACTTATGGCTTATGTTGTTGTGTTTGGATACAGATTTGTTGTGATGTGA
- a CDS encoding YaaL family protein, protein MFGKKKNPATYDEKYLLQELMMTKKAMYTAYSNLDNVTDPDLIDCYIYQLNSEQKRYNYLLAKAKESQLSASEF, encoded by the coding sequence ATGTTTGGTAAAAAAAAGAATCCTGCTACATATGATGAAAAATATCTGTTACAGGAACTTATGATGACTAAAAAGGCTATGTACACTGCCTATTCTAATCTTGATAATGTTACTGATCCTGACCTGATTGACTGTTACATCTACCAGCTTAACTCGGAACAGAAACGGTATAACTACCTTCTTGCAAAGGCAAAAGAATCCCAGCTTTCTGCATCTGAATTCTGA